Proteins encoded in a region of the Methanococcus voltae genome:
- a CDS encoding radical SAM protein: MKNIKFEDYELKCDELTEGCKFCILGEKLVLFITGICNRQCYYCPLSENRKNRDVIYANERKISTINEAIEEAEICGSKGVGITGGNPILKIDRTCKYLKALKEHFGKDFHAHLYTTLEIEEKHLKKLKEAGLDEIRLHPRMENLKDNGINNDVNKKELELNKLVEKLKLCKQYIKKVGVEIPAIPTMDDEILLLVKKINEIPVDFINLNELEYSETNYEELLKRGFSEKNDYSSRINGSQETALNVINNAKKDLNNNLSLKSNVNLKMHYCPSTLKDSVQMKNRLINRAKNVAKEYEIITDEGLIIKGIVKYAEGELNQNTSNVKDRVEKNDFIQLLEYNELKSGIDYEVNLSKSEIYLNPILLEEIVDYLKETGFVPEKEFSAYISEYYPTVDKLEIQRTPLITKKPKLNLKNRKKNI; the protein is encoded by the coding sequence ATTAAAAATATTAAATTTGAAGATTATGAATTAAAATGCGATGAATTAACAGAAGGTTGCAAATTTTGTATTTTGGGCGAGAAACTCGTACTTTTTATTACTGGTATATGCAATAGACAGTGCTATTATTGCCCACTTTCTGAAAATCGTAAAAATAGGGACGTAATTTATGCAAATGAGCGTAAAATCAGTACGATAAATGAAGCAATTGAGGAAGCTGAAATATGCGGTAGTAAAGGCGTAGGCATAACCGGCGGAAATCCCATATTAAAAATAGACAGGACTTGCAAATATTTAAAAGCTTTAAAAGAACATTTTGGAAAGGATTTTCACGCTCATCTATATACCACATTGGAAATAGAAGAAAAGCACCTTAAAAAGTTAAAAGAAGCTGGACTCGACGAAATAAGACTACATCCACGAATGGAAAATTTAAAAGATAATGGTATTAATAACGACGTTAATAAAAAAGAATTGGAATTGAATAAACTCGTTGAAAAATTAAAACTTTGTAAGCAGTATATTAAAAAGGTAGGCGTTGAAATACCTGCTATTCCGACTATGGATGATGAAATATTACTTTTAGTTAAAAAAATTAATGAAATACCTGTGGATTTCATTAATTTAAATGAATTAGAATATTCTGAAACAAATTACGAAGAATTGTTAAAAAGAGGATTTTCTGAGAAGAATGACTATTCTTCACGTATAAACGGAAGCCAAGAAACAGCCTTAAATGTTATAAATAATGCTAAAAAAGACTTAAATAATAATTTATCCTTAAAATCAAATGTAAATTTAAAAATGCACTATTGTCCGTCGACATTAAAAGATAGTGTACAAATGAAGAATAGACTCATTAATCGAGCGAAAAACGTAGCAAAAGAGTACGAAATAATCACCGATGAAGGTTTGATTATAAAGGGAATTGTAAAATATGCAGAAGGCGAATTAAATCAAAATACGAGTAATGTTAAGGATAGGGTTGAAAAAAACGATTTTATACAATTATTAGAATATAATGAATTAAAATCAGGAATTGATTATGAAGTTAATTTATCCAAATCAGAAATTTATCTTAATCCAATTTTATTGGAGGAAATTGTTGATTACTTAAAAGAAACTGGTTTTGTACCTGAAAAGGAGTTTAGTGCGTATATTTCTGAATATTACCCCACGGTTGACAAATTAGAGATTCAAAGAACGCCTTTAATCACAAAAAAGCCAAAATTAAATCTTAAAAATAGAAAAAAGAATATTTAA